From Triticum urartu cultivar G1812 chromosome 2, Tu2.1, whole genome shotgun sequence, a single genomic window includes:
- the LOC125540235 gene encoding uncharacterized protein LOC125540235 isoform X2, producing the protein MMEWLVGLGVEMERSDMSLSVSTQSDGGGGGCEWGNGNGISSLLAQKGNILKISFWRMVRDIFKFKNDALTYLEYQEHNPDLDRTQTLGQFIQSQGYSLLFQKAYLIPVCAGLWSSSSEGVLSLSAFFVLSFLRNHDLLQLFRYPQLPTVKARSQSFVGKVKGALESMGCRIKTSCRVKSVSSFGGAGYRVLDNDGSEETYDSVILGIHAPNALKVLEAEATHDELKVLGACQYVQRDTYLHRDQNLMPRNSSAWSAWNFLGTTSRGFSVTYWLNHIQKIESVRPFLVTLNPPCVPDHVLLKWSTSLPVLSVAAAKAYLQLDQIQGKRGIWFCGAYQSHGFHEDGLKAGKAAAQGLLGKKCELVLNPKPMIPSWTEAGARLLVARFFNQYVSIGNLTFVEEGGSVFSFGKACDKCRIKSVMRVHDPLFYWKVATEGNLGLAEAYINGCFSFLDKREGLLNFLLILIANRDARRSSRIAGNRGRWTPLHVIARFAHAKYFLGQASRKNTMTQSRRNISQHYDLSNEFFSLFMDKSMTYSCAIFKTENESLEAAQERKLSLLIEKARVKRGHHVLDIGFGWGSLAIQVVKQTGCKYTGVTLSEEQLKYAEGKAREAGLEDHITFLLCDYRKIPPCKYDAIISICMIEHVGHEYLGEFFACCESYLAEDGIMALQFISVPDERYEQYRRKPDFIKEYIFPGGCLPSLSRVMSAMTTSSRFSIEHAENIGPHYYTTLMCWMDNYIANRDKILALGFDEKFIRIWEYYLIFSAACMKARALGDYQVVFSRPGNRRLDQPLAKA; encoded by the exons ATGATGGAATGGTTAGTAGGGCTCGGGGTGGAGATGGAGAGATCAGACATGTCTTTATCAGTGAGCACACAATCAGACGGTGGTGGAGGAGGGTGTGAGTGGGGCAATGGCAATGGTATCTCGAGCCTCTTGGCACAAAAAGGCAACATACTGAAAATCAGTTTTTGGCGCATGGTCCGTGACATATTCAAGTTCAAGAACGATGCTTTGAC GTACCTGGAGTACCAAGAACATAACCCTGATCTGGATCGTACTCAGACATTGGGGCAATTCATTCAGTCGCAAGGATATTCCCTACTATTCCAAAAGGCTTatctt ATTCCAGTCTGTGCAGGCCTGTGGTCGTCTTCATCAGAAGGTGTTTTGAGCTTGTCTGCTTTCTTCGTGCTATCATTTTTGCGCAACCATGACCTTCTTCAG CTGTTTCGTTACCCCCAGTTGCCCACTGTCAAGGCTCGTTCGCAGTCCTTTGTAGGCAAG GTAAAAGGAGCTTTGGAAAGCATGGGATGTCGAATTAAAACCAGCTGTCGGGTCAAATCAGTTTCAAGTTTTGGTGGAG CTGGCTACAGAGTCTTGGACAATGATGGTTCAGAGGAAACATACGACAGTGTCATCCTTGGCATTCATGCACCTAATGCTCTCAAAGTACTAGAAGCTGAAGCTACACATGACGAATTGAAAGTTCTAGGTGCTTGTCAGTATGTCCAAAG GGATACATACCTCCACCGCGATCAAAATTTGATGCCCCGAAATTCGTCGGCATGGAGCGCCTGGAATTTCCTGGGGACAACTAGCAGGGGATTTTCTGTTACTTACTGGCTAAACCATATTCAG AAAATTGAATCTGTCAGGCCTTTCCTGGTGACACTCAACCCCCCTTGTGTTCCGGATCATGTACTGCTTAAATGGTCTACAAGCCTTCCTGTTCTGTCTGTGGCTGCGGCGAAGGCTTATCTTCAGCTTGATCAGATCCAGGGAAAGAGAGGAATATGGTTCTGCGGGGCATATCAAA GTCACGGCTTCCATGAAGACGGATTGAAG GCTGGGAAAGCAGCAGCTCAAGGTTTGCTTGGAAAGAAGTGTGAGCTTGTGCTAAACCCAAAGCCAATGATTCCATCATGGACCGAGGCTGGGGCACGCCTTCTTGTTGCAAGATTTTTCAACCAATACGTATCCATCGGTAACTTGAC ATTTGTCGAAGAGGGAGGAAGTGTGTTCAGCTTTGGTAAAGCTTGTGACAAATGCCGTATAAAATCTGTCATGCGAGTTCATGACCCCTTGTTCTATTGGAAG GTTGCAACAGAAGGAAACCTTGGCTTGGCAGAAGCCTATATTAATGGTTGTTTCTCCTTTCTTGACAAGAGAGAAGGCCTTCTGAATTTTCTCTTG ATTCTCATTGCTAACAGAGATGCGCGTAGGAGCTCCAGGATTGCCGGAAATAG GGGTCGGTGGACACCCTTGCATGTAATAGCTCGGTTTGCACATGCTAAATACTTTCTGGGACAAGCCTCAAGGAAGAACACTATGACACAAAGTCGTCGAAATATCTCTCAGCACTATGATCTT AGTAACGAATTTTTCTCGCTTTTTATGGACAAATCGATGACTTACTCTTGTGCAATCTTCAAG ACGGAGAATGAAAGCTTAGAAGCAGCTCAGGAACGTAAACTTAGCCTCCTAATCGAGAAG GCTAGAGTCAAGAGGGGGCATCATGTTCTTGATATCGGTTTCGGCTGGGGAAGTTTAGCAATACAAGTTGTTAAGCAAACTGGCTGCAAATACACCGGAGTCACTTTGTCGGAGGAGCAGCTTAAATACGCCGAGGGAAAAGCTAGAGAAGCTGGCTTAGAG GACCACATAACTTTTCTGCTGTGCGACTACCGTAAAATACCACCGTGCAAGTATGACGCAATCATAAGCAT CTGTATGATTGAACATGTTGGCCATGAATACTTGGGCGAATTTTTTGCCTGCTGCGAGTCTTACTTGGCTGAAGATGGCATAATGGCCCTGCAG TTCATCTCAGTTCCGGACGAACGGTATGAGCAATATAGAAGAAAGCCAGACTTCATAAAAGAGTACATATTCCCTGGTGGTTGCCTTCCTTCTTTGTCCCGTGTAATGTCTGCCATGACCACATCTTCAAGGTTCAG CATAGAGCATGCCGAGAATATTGGGCCTCATTACTACACAACTCTGATGTGCTGGATGGACAACTACATTGCCAACAGAGA TAAAATTTTGGCCCTGGGCTTTGATGAGAAGTTCATCCGTATATGGGAGTATTACCTCATATTTTCTGCAGCTTGTATGAAGGCACGAGCACTTGGAGATTACCAG GTTGTTTTCTCTCGCCCAGGCAACCGTCGGCTAGACCAGCCTTTGGCTAAAGCCTAA
- the LOC125540235 gene encoding uncharacterized protein LOC125540235 isoform X1 translates to MRVAVVGGGVSGLAAAHELLAASGGDVRVTLYEQEESLGGNARTVAVDDGAGGCVKLDLGFMSFNQVTYSHMMEWLVGLGVEMERSDMSLSVSTQSDGGGGGCEWGNGNGISSLLAQKGNILKISFWRMVRDIFKFKNDALTYLEYQEHNPDLDRTQTLGQFIQSQGYSLLFQKAYLIPVCAGLWSSSSEGVLSLSAFFVLSFLRNHDLLQLFRYPQLPTVKARSQSFVGKVKGALESMGCRIKTSCRVKSVSSFGGAGYRVLDNDGSEETYDSVILGIHAPNALKVLEAEATHDELKVLGACQYVQRDTYLHRDQNLMPRNSSAWSAWNFLGTTSRGFSVTYWLNHIQKIESVRPFLVTLNPPCVPDHVLLKWSTSLPVLSVAAAKAYLQLDQIQGKRGIWFCGAYQSHGFHEDGLKAGKAAAQGLLGKKCELVLNPKPMIPSWTEAGARLLVARFFNQYVSIGNLTFVEEGGSVFSFGKACDKCRIKSVMRVHDPLFYWKVATEGNLGLAEAYINGCFSFLDKREGLLNFLLILIANRDARRSSRIAGNRGRWTPLHVIARFAHAKYFLGQASRKNTMTQSRRNISQHYDLSNEFFSLFMDKSMTYSCAIFKTENESLEAAQERKLSLLIEKARVKRGHHVLDIGFGWGSLAIQVVKQTGCKYTGVTLSEEQLKYAEGKAREAGLEDHITFLLCDYRKIPPCKYDAIISICMIEHVGHEYLGEFFACCESYLAEDGIMALQFISVPDERYEQYRRKPDFIKEYIFPGGCLPSLSRVMSAMTTSSRFSIEHAENIGPHYYTTLMCWMDNYIANRDKILALGFDEKFIRIWEYYLIFSAACMKARALGDYQVVFSRPGNRRLDQPLAKA, encoded by the exons ATGAGGGTAGCCGTGGTGGGCGGCGGGGTGAGTGGGCTGGCGGCGGCGCACGAGCTGCTTGCCGCCAGCGGCGGCGATGTGCGTGTGACCCTGTACGAGCAGGAGGAGAGCCTCGGGGGGAATGCCAGGACGGTGGCCGTCGACGACGGCGCTGGCGGCTGCGTCAAGCTCGACCTCGGCTTCATGAGCTTCAACCAG GTAACGTATTCCCACATGATGGAATGGTTAGTAGGGCTCGGGGTGGAGATGGAGAGATCAGACATGTCTTTATCAGTGAGCACACAATCAGACGGTGGTGGAGGAGGGTGTGAGTGGGGCAATGGCAATGGTATCTCGAGCCTCTTGGCACAAAAAGGCAACATACTGAAAATCAGTTTTTGGCGCATGGTCCGTGACATATTCAAGTTCAAGAACGATGCTTTGAC GTACCTGGAGTACCAAGAACATAACCCTGATCTGGATCGTACTCAGACATTGGGGCAATTCATTCAGTCGCAAGGATATTCCCTACTATTCCAAAAGGCTTatctt ATTCCAGTCTGTGCAGGCCTGTGGTCGTCTTCATCAGAAGGTGTTTTGAGCTTGTCTGCTTTCTTCGTGCTATCATTTTTGCGCAACCATGACCTTCTTCAG CTGTTTCGTTACCCCCAGTTGCCCACTGTCAAGGCTCGTTCGCAGTCCTTTGTAGGCAAG GTAAAAGGAGCTTTGGAAAGCATGGGATGTCGAATTAAAACCAGCTGTCGGGTCAAATCAGTTTCAAGTTTTGGTGGAG CTGGCTACAGAGTCTTGGACAATGATGGTTCAGAGGAAACATACGACAGTGTCATCCTTGGCATTCATGCACCTAATGCTCTCAAAGTACTAGAAGCTGAAGCTACACATGACGAATTGAAAGTTCTAGGTGCTTGTCAGTATGTCCAAAG GGATACATACCTCCACCGCGATCAAAATTTGATGCCCCGAAATTCGTCGGCATGGAGCGCCTGGAATTTCCTGGGGACAACTAGCAGGGGATTTTCTGTTACTTACTGGCTAAACCATATTCAG AAAATTGAATCTGTCAGGCCTTTCCTGGTGACACTCAACCCCCCTTGTGTTCCGGATCATGTACTGCTTAAATGGTCTACAAGCCTTCCTGTTCTGTCTGTGGCTGCGGCGAAGGCTTATCTTCAGCTTGATCAGATCCAGGGAAAGAGAGGAATATGGTTCTGCGGGGCATATCAAA GTCACGGCTTCCATGAAGACGGATTGAAG GCTGGGAAAGCAGCAGCTCAAGGTTTGCTTGGAAAGAAGTGTGAGCTTGTGCTAAACCCAAAGCCAATGATTCCATCATGGACCGAGGCTGGGGCACGCCTTCTTGTTGCAAGATTTTTCAACCAATACGTATCCATCGGTAACTTGAC ATTTGTCGAAGAGGGAGGAAGTGTGTTCAGCTTTGGTAAAGCTTGTGACAAATGCCGTATAAAATCTGTCATGCGAGTTCATGACCCCTTGTTCTATTGGAAG GTTGCAACAGAAGGAAACCTTGGCTTGGCAGAAGCCTATATTAATGGTTGTTTCTCCTTTCTTGACAAGAGAGAAGGCCTTCTGAATTTTCTCTTG ATTCTCATTGCTAACAGAGATGCGCGTAGGAGCTCCAGGATTGCCGGAAATAG GGGTCGGTGGACACCCTTGCATGTAATAGCTCGGTTTGCACATGCTAAATACTTTCTGGGACAAGCCTCAAGGAAGAACACTATGACACAAAGTCGTCGAAATATCTCTCAGCACTATGATCTT AGTAACGAATTTTTCTCGCTTTTTATGGACAAATCGATGACTTACTCTTGTGCAATCTTCAAG ACGGAGAATGAAAGCTTAGAAGCAGCTCAGGAACGTAAACTTAGCCTCCTAATCGAGAAG GCTAGAGTCAAGAGGGGGCATCATGTTCTTGATATCGGTTTCGGCTGGGGAAGTTTAGCAATACAAGTTGTTAAGCAAACTGGCTGCAAATACACCGGAGTCACTTTGTCGGAGGAGCAGCTTAAATACGCCGAGGGAAAAGCTAGAGAAGCTGGCTTAGAG GACCACATAACTTTTCTGCTGTGCGACTACCGTAAAATACCACCGTGCAAGTATGACGCAATCATAAGCAT CTGTATGATTGAACATGTTGGCCATGAATACTTGGGCGAATTTTTTGCCTGCTGCGAGTCTTACTTGGCTGAAGATGGCATAATGGCCCTGCAG TTCATCTCAGTTCCGGACGAACGGTATGAGCAATATAGAAGAAAGCCAGACTTCATAAAAGAGTACATATTCCCTGGTGGTTGCCTTCCTTCTTTGTCCCGTGTAATGTCTGCCATGACCACATCTTCAAGGTTCAG CATAGAGCATGCCGAGAATATTGGGCCTCATTACTACACAACTCTGATGTGCTGGATGGACAACTACATTGCCAACAGAGA TAAAATTTTGGCCCTGGGCTTTGATGAGAAGTTCATCCGTATATGGGAGTATTACCTCATATTTTCTGCAGCTTGTATGAAGGCACGAGCACTTGGAGATTACCAG GTTGTTTTCTCTCGCCCAGGCAACCGTCGGCTAGACCAGCCTTTGGCTAAAGCCTAA